The proteins below are encoded in one region of Brevundimonas fontaquae:
- the pncB gene encoding nicotinate phosphoribosyltransferase has protein sequence MDLAKRAYDHGFRLDPIVRSLLDTDFYKLLMLQMIWREHRDVPVVFQVINRTKAVRLADEIDIDALREQLDHARTLRFTNKELVWLAGNSFYGVKQIFSPDFIAWLTDYRLPDYDLSVQDGQYVLTFSGAWAEVTLWEIPALAILNELRCRVGMRRLGRFELDILYSRAKTRLWSKVERLRLLPDLALSDFGTRRRHGFLWQRWCIQALKEGLGKSFIGTSNVLHAMENDLEAIGTNGHELPMVVAALAPDDAALAQVPYAVLDEWRRHYAGNLLIVLPDAFGTEAFLDQAPDWVADWTGFRPDSAPPIPAGDRLIDWWRAHGRDPKEKLLIFSDGMDIDGIEATHAHFHSRARLSFGWGTNLTNDFRDCSPAFAPELEPISLVCKVVDAGGRPAVKLSDNPAKAVGDPGEIERYRRVFGVRGLTAHPVTV, from the coding sequence ATGGATCTCGCCAAACGCGCCTATGACCACGGCTTCCGCCTGGACCCGATCGTCCGCAGCCTGCTGGACACGGACTTCTACAAGCTGCTGATGCTGCAGATGATCTGGCGCGAGCATCGCGACGTTCCGGTCGTCTTCCAGGTCATCAACCGCACCAAGGCTGTGCGTCTGGCCGACGAGATCGATATCGACGCGCTGCGCGAACAGCTGGATCACGCCCGCACCTTGCGGTTCACCAACAAGGAACTGGTCTGGCTGGCGGGCAACAGCTTTTATGGCGTGAAGCAGATCTTCTCGCCCGACTTCATCGCCTGGCTGACTGATTATCGCCTGCCGGACTATGACCTTTCGGTTCAGGACGGGCAGTATGTGCTGACCTTCTCGGGCGCCTGGGCCGAGGTGACGCTGTGGGAAATCCCGGCGCTGGCGATCCTGAACGAGCTGCGCTGCAGGGTCGGGATGCGACGGCTGGGCCGGTTCGAGCTGGACATCCTGTATTCGCGCGCCAAGACGCGGCTGTGGTCCAAGGTCGAGCGGCTGCGGCTCTTGCCCGACCTCGCCCTGTCCGACTTCGGCACGCGGCGGCGGCATGGCTTCCTGTGGCAACGCTGGTGCATTCAGGCGTTGAAGGAAGGGCTGGGCAAATCCTTCATCGGCACGTCCAACGTCCTGCACGCCATGGAGAACGACCTGGAGGCCATCGGCACCAACGGCCACGAACTGCCCATGGTTGTGGCGGCCCTGGCGCCCGACGACGCGGCGCTGGCCCAGGTTCCCTATGCGGTGCTGGACGAATGGCGCAGGCACTATGCGGGCAATCTGCTGATCGTCTTGCCTGACGCCTTCGGCACGGAGGCGTTTCTGGACCAGGCGCCCGACTGGGTGGCGGACTGGACCGGGTTCCGTCCCGACTCGGCCCCGCCCATCCCGGCCGGCGACCGCCTGATCGACTGGTGGCGCGCGCATGGGCGCGATCCGAAGGAAAAGCTGCTGATCTTCTCGGACGGGATGGACATCGACGGGATCGAGGCGACCCACGCCCATTTCCACAGTCGCGCGCGTCTCAGCTTCGGCTGGGGCACCAATCTGACCAATGATTTCCGCGACTGTTCGCCCGCCTTCGCGCCGGAACTGGAGCCGATCTCGCTCGTCTGCAAGGTGGTCGATGCCGGCGGTCGCCCCGCCGTCAAACTGTCGGACAATCCGGCGAAAGCGGTCGGCGATCCCGGCGAGATCGAGCGCTATCGCCGTGTGTTCGGCGTGCGCGGTCTGACGGCCCACCCCGTCACGGTCTGA
- a CDS encoding polysaccharide deacetylase family protein: MSVILDKMRRRAGRYLDVRPADVRPARGVLSLSFDDIPASAWTEAGPILAQHGVKATYYVCGDLSGGRNLDLPQFEVEHLQALHEAGHEVGCHTYEHVSTLTLSPTELDASLARNAAWVAERLDGYQMQTFAYPFGDCALGSKAVIDKRFLCGRGVRDGINAGRSDRNLLQAIGLESRRLPGYDLEALVAETASSKGWLIAYGHDVSDTPTPYGCRPEDIDRLIRLANAADLDIQPVAAAWRMATH; encoded by the coding sequence ATGAGCGTCATTCTCGACAAGATGCGTCGCCGCGCCGGCCGCTATCTCGATGTCCGTCCTGCCGACGTGCGGCCCGCGCGCGGCGTCCTCAGCCTGTCGTTCGACGACATCCCGGCTTCGGCCTGGACCGAGGCCGGACCGATCCTGGCCCAGCACGGGGTCAAGGCGACCTATTATGTCTGCGGCGACCTGTCGGGGGGTCGCAATCTGGACCTGCCCCAGTTTGAGGTGGAGCACCTGCAAGCCCTCCATGAGGCCGGGCACGAAGTCGGATGCCACACCTATGAGCATGTCTCGACCCTGACCCTGTCGCCGACCGAACTGGACGCCAGCTTGGCCCGAAACGCCGCCTGGGTGGCCGAGCGGCTGGATGGCTATCAGATGCAGACCTTCGCCTATCCCTTCGGCGATTGCGCCCTCGGATCGAAAGCCGTGATCGACAAACGTTTCCTGTGCGGGCGCGGCGTACGCGACGGGATCAACGCCGGGCGTTCGGATCGCAATCTGCTGCAAGCCATCGGCCTGGAAAGCCGTCGACTGCCCGGCTACGACCTGGAGGCGCTAGTGGCGGAGACGGCTTCATCCAAAGGATGGCTGATCGCCTATGGCCACGACGTCAGCGACACGCCGACGCCTTACGGCTGTCGTCCCGAAGACATCGATAGATTGATCCGACTGGCCAATGCGGCCGACTTGGACATCCAGCCGGTCGCGGCGGCGTGGCGGATGGCGACACATTAA
- a CDS encoding RidA family protein, translating to MSIEARIAELGLTLPEPAKPVASYVSYVQSGDQVTISGQLSNDANGGIKGTVGVDVTPEQALEAARLCGLNLIAQIKAACDGDLDRVVRIVKLGGFVQAGPDFTAIPAVINGCSDMMVEVFGDAGKHARSAVGVYKLPLGFAVEIDAIVEIR from the coding sequence ATGAGCATCGAAGCCCGCATCGCCGAACTCGGCCTCACCCTGCCGGAACCCGCCAAGCCGGTGGCCAGCTATGTCTCCTATGTCCAATCGGGCGACCAGGTCACCATCTCGGGCCAGCTGTCGAACGACGCGAACGGCGGGATCAAGGGCACGGTCGGCGTGGACGTGACGCCGGAGCAGGCGTTGGAAGCCGCGCGCCTGTGCGGTCTGAACCTGATCGCCCAGATCAAGGCCGCCTGCGATGGCGATCTGGACCGGGTGGTCCGCATCGTGAAGCTGGGCGGCTTCGTTCAGGCCGGTCCCGACTTCACCGCCATTCCCGCCGTCATCAACGGCTGCTCGGACATGATGGTCGAGGTGTTCGGCGACGCAGGCAAGCACGCCCGCTCGGCCGTCGGCGTGTACAAGCTGCCGCTCGGCTTCGCCGTCGAGATCGATGCGATCGTGGAGATCCGCTGA
- a CDS encoding GNAT family N-acetyltransferase, with protein MIFQISVHEGIADIGREAWDACALPTGDPFVSYDFLHACEASGSAAPRQGWAPRHLALRGEDNAVLGVIPLYLKGNSQGEYVFDHSWADAYERAGGRYYPKLLGAVPFTPATGPRFLNHPETDAATVRQALIQGAVTLVERLGVSSLHVNFPTEPEWSAMIEADLLPRQDIQFIWRNNGYRTFDDFLAALSANRRKTIKRERRDAQADLDIRVLTGADITEAHWDAFFAFYMDTGSRKWGRPYLTRDFFSRVGATLADRIALVMAFRDETPIAGALNFIGRDALYGRQWGTLEDVPFLHFELCYYQAIEFAISRGLSRVEAGAQGDHKIARGYLPSPVYSAHFIADPALRDPVARYLDGERPAVAAQMRAMTEDLSPYKQV; from the coding sequence CTGATCTTTCAGATCTCGGTTCACGAAGGGATCGCCGACATCGGCCGAGAGGCCTGGGACGCGTGCGCGCTGCCCACCGGCGATCCCTTTGTCTCCTATGATTTTCTGCACGCGTGCGAGGCCTCGGGCAGCGCAGCGCCGCGCCAGGGCTGGGCCCCACGCCACCTGGCTCTGAGGGGTGAAGACAACGCGGTATTGGGCGTCATACCCCTCTATCTGAAGGGCAACAGCCAGGGCGAATATGTCTTCGACCACAGCTGGGCCGACGCTTACGAACGGGCCGGCGGCCGGTATTATCCCAAGCTGCTGGGCGCCGTGCCCTTTACGCCCGCGACCGGGCCGCGCTTCCTGAACCATCCCGAGACCGACGCCGCGACGGTGCGTCAGGCCCTGATCCAGGGGGCGGTGACCTTGGTCGAACGGCTGGGCGTCTCCTCTCTGCACGTCAACTTCCCGACCGAGCCGGAATGGTCGGCCATGATCGAGGCGGACCTGCTGCCGCGCCAGGACATCCAGTTCATCTGGCGCAATAACGGCTACCGGACCTTCGACGATTTCCTGGCCGCCCTGTCGGCCAACCGCCGCAAAACCATCAAGCGCGAGCGCCGCGACGCCCAGGCCGATCTGGATATCCGCGTCCTGACCGGCGCCGACATCACCGAAGCCCACTGGGACGCCTTTTTCGCCTTCTACATGGACACAGGCTCGCGCAAATGGGGTCGGCCCTATCTGACGCGCGACTTCTTCAGCCGCGTCGGGGCCACCTTGGCCGACCGGATCGCCCTGGTCATGGCGTTTCGGGATGAGACGCCCATCGCCGGCGCCCTGAATTTCATCGGCCGCGACGCGCTTTACGGACGTCAGTGGGGCACGCTCGAAGACGTGCCCTTCCTGCACTTCGAGCTTTGCTACTATCAGGCTATCGAATTCGCCATTTCGCGTGGCCTGTCCCGCGTCGAAGCCGGGGCCCAAGGCGACCACAAGATCGCGCGCGGCTACCTGCCCTCCCCCGTCTATTCCGCCCATTTCATCGCCGACCCCGCCCTGCGCGATCCCGTCGCCCGCTATCTTGACGGCGAACGCCCGGCTGTCGCAGCGCAGATGCGGGCGATGACGGAAGACCTGTCGCCCTACAAGCAGGTATGA
- the clpA gene encoding ATP-dependent Clp protease ATP-binding subunit ClpA has translation MPSFSRPLEETLHRAVGYANARRHEYATLEHLLLALIDDPDATGVMQACNVDLSALKAALTLYVDNDLAALATSDGEDAKPTAGFQRVIQRAVIHVQSSGREEVSGANVLVAIFSERESHAAYFLQEQDMTRYDAVNFIAHGIAKKAGANEARPAKGASPEEAEDASAVKQGGEALEAYCVDLNEKSRQGKVDPLIGRQAEVDRSIQILCRRTKNNPLLVGDPGVGKTAIAEGLARKIVNGEVPDVLKDATIYSLDMGALLAGTRYRGDFEERLKQVVKELENHDNAVLFIDEIHTVIGAGATSGGAMDASNLLKPALASGTLRCMGSTTYKEYRQHFEKDRALVRRFQKIDVNEPTVEDTVKILKGLKTYYEQHHKVRYTDSAVRTAVELSARYMTDRKLPDKAIDVIDEAGASQMLLTESKRKKVIGQKEVEAVIAKMARIPAKSVSKSDTESLRELETDLKRAVFGQEQAIEQVSAAMKLARAGLRDPNKPIGSFLFSGPTGVGKTEVAKQLAATLGIEMQRFDMSEYMERHTVSRLIGAPPGYVGHDQGGLLTDAVDQHPHAVVLLDEIEKAHPDVYNILLQVMDNGMLTDAVGKKVDFRNVILIMTTNAGAADNARASIGFGRGKVEGEDDKAIQRLFAPEFRNRLDAIVAFKPLQADTIRSVVTKFILQLEAQLADRNITIELTDEAADWLAKNGFDELYGARPLARVIQDSIKKPLADDILFGRLTRGGHVRVQLKDGKIDFDITSASAPAKAEEEETA, from the coding sequence ATGCCTTCATTTTCCCGTCCTCTCGAAGAAACCCTGCACCGCGCGGTGGGATACGCCAATGCGCGCAGGCACGAGTATGCGACGCTTGAGCACCTGCTGCTCGCGCTGATCGACGATCCCGATGCGACCGGCGTCATGCAGGCCTGCAACGTCGATCTGTCGGCGTTGAAAGCGGCGCTGACTCTCTATGTCGACAACGACCTGGCCGCCCTGGCCACCAGCGACGGCGAGGACGCCAAGCCGACCGCCGGCTTCCAGCGCGTGATCCAGCGCGCTGTGATCCACGTCCAGTCGTCCGGCCGCGAGGAAGTGTCCGGCGCCAACGTGCTGGTCGCCATCTTCTCCGAGCGCGAGAGCCACGCCGCCTATTTCCTGCAAGAGCAGGACATGACGCGCTACGATGCGGTCAACTTCATCGCCCACGGCATCGCCAAAAAGGCGGGCGCCAACGAGGCCCGTCCGGCCAAGGGCGCTTCGCCCGAAGAGGCCGAAGATGCTTCCGCCGTCAAACAGGGCGGCGAGGCGCTGGAAGCCTATTGCGTCGACCTCAACGAGAAGTCGCGCCAGGGCAAGGTCGATCCCCTGATCGGTCGGCAGGCCGAGGTGGATCGCTCGATCCAGATCCTGTGCCGTCGGACCAAGAACAACCCGCTTCTGGTGGGCGACCCCGGCGTCGGCAAGACCGCCATCGCCGAAGGTCTGGCCCGCAAGATCGTCAACGGTGAAGTCCCCGACGTCCTGAAAGACGCCACCATCTATTCGCTCGATATGGGCGCCTTGCTGGCTGGCACTCGCTATCGCGGCGACTTCGAGGAACGCCTGAAGCAGGTGGTCAAGGAACTGGAGAACCACGACAACGCCGTGCTCTTCATCGACGAGATCCACACGGTGATCGGCGCGGGCGCGACTTCGGGCGGGGCGATGGATGCGTCGAATCTGCTGAAACCGGCCCTGGCGTCCGGCACGCTGCGCTGCATGGGATCAACGACCTACAAGGAATATCGCCAGCACTTCGAGAAGGACCGCGCCCTGGTGCGTCGCTTCCAGAAGATCGACGTCAACGAGCCGACGGTCGAGGATACGGTGAAGATCCTGAAGGGCCTGAAGACCTACTACGAGCAGCACCACAAGGTCCGCTACACCGACAGCGCCGTGCGCACGGCGGTGGAACTGTCTGCGCGCTACATGACCGACCGCAAGCTGCCGGACAAGGCGATCGACGTGATCGACGAGGCCGGGGCGTCGCAGATGCTGCTGACCGAATCCAAGAGGAAGAAGGTCATCGGTCAGAAGGAGGTCGAAGCTGTCATCGCCAAGATGGCCCGCATACCGGCCAAGTCGGTGTCCAAGTCCGACACCGAAAGCCTGCGGGAACTGGAAACCGACCTGAAGCGCGCCGTGTTCGGTCAGGAACAGGCCATCGAACAGGTGTCGGCGGCCATGAAGCTGGCGCGGGCGGGTCTGCGCGATCCGAACAAGCCGATCGGCAGCTTCCTGTTCAGCGGCCCGACTGGCGTCGGCAAGACCGAAGTCGCCAAGCAGCTCGCCGCCACCCTGGGCATCGAGATGCAGCGCTTCGACATGTCGGAATATATGGAGCGCCACACGGTCAGCCGTCTGATCGGCGCGCCTCCCGGCTACGTCGGCCATGACCAGGGCGGGCTTCTGACCGACGCCGTCGATCAGCACCCGCACGCCGTCGTGCTGCTGGACGAGATCGAGAAGGCGCACCCGGATGTCTACAACATCCTGCTGCAGGTGATGGACAACGGCATGCTGACCGATGCGGTCGGCAAAAAGGTCGATTTCAGGAACGTCATCCTGATCATGACCACCAATGCCGGCGCCGCTGACAACGCCCGCGCCTCCATCGGCTTCGGCCGGGGCAAGGTCGAGGGCGAGGATGACAAGGCCATCCAGCGCCTGTTCGCGCCGGAGTTCCGCAATCGCCTGGACGCCATCGTGGCCTTCAAGCCGTTGCAGGCCGACACGATCCGCTCGGTGGTGACTAAGTTCATTCTTCAGCTGGAAGCCCAGCTGGCGGACCGCAACATCACCATCGAACTGACAGACGAAGCCGCCGACTGGCTGGCCAAGAACGGCTTCGACGAACTGTATGGCGCGCGTCCGCTGGCGCGGGTCATCCAGGACTCGATCAAGAAGCCGCTGGCCGACGACATCCTGTTCGGCCGCCTGACGCGCGGCGGACACGTCAGGGTCCAGCTGAAGGACGGCAAGATCGACTTCGACATCACGAGCGCCAGCGCGCCCGCGAAGGCCGAGGAAGAAGAGACGGCCTGA
- the clpS gene encoding ATP-dependent Clp protease adapter ClpS — protein MPIQRPGETGGGQGTAVVTETKPKLQKPSLYRVLILNDDYSPMEFVVYVLERFFQKSREEATRIMLHVHQHGVGVCGVFTYEVAETKVAQVIETARRHQHPLQCTMEKD, from the coding sequence ATGCCCATACAAAGGCCCGGTGAGACCGGCGGCGGTCAAGGAACCGCCGTCGTCACCGAAACAAAGCCGAAGCTGCAAAAGCCCTCGCTGTATCGAGTGCTGATTCTGAACGACGATTATTCGCCGATGGAATTCGTCGTCTATGTGCTGGAGCGGTTCTTCCAGAAGAGCCGGGAAGAGGCCACCCGCATCATGCTGCATGTGCATCAGCATGGCGTCGGCGTCTGCGGCGTCTTCACCTACGAGGTCGCCGAGACCAAGGTCGCGCAGGTCATCGAGACGGCGCGCCGCCACCAGCACCCTTTGCAATGCACGATGGAAAAGGACTGA
- a CDS encoding nuclear transport factor 2 family protein encodes MPAALVAALSLAAFAQPTPLETAVLAADVKLFAVFFEGCDPAGLRAMLTDDFEFFDDRGGRVATDADSFVAQYASRCQDRSAPDAWRTRREALRDGLAVYPINNYGAVETGEHVFYERQGDGPETRVGRARFTQMWKQEGAEWKLARVFSYDHSALP; translated from the coding sequence ATGCCCGCCGCCCTCGTCGCCGCCCTTTCGCTCGCCGCCTTCGCCCAGCCCACGCCGCTGGAAACCGCCGTCTTGGCGGCGGACGTAAAACTGTTCGCTGTCTTTTTCGAAGGCTGCGATCCGGCCGGACTTCGGGCCATGCTGACCGATGATTTCGAGTTTTTCGACGACCGCGGAGGGCGTGTGGCGACCGACGCCGACAGCTTCGTGGCGCAATACGCCTCGCGTTGTCAGGACCGCAGCGCGCCCGACGCCTGGCGGACCCGACGCGAGGCTCTGCGGGACGGTCTGGCCGTCTATCCCATCAACAACTACGGCGCGGTCGAAACGGGCGAGCACGTCTTCTACGAACGCCAGGGCGACGGACCCGAGACCCGCGTAGGACGCGCCCGCTTCACGCAGATGTGGAAACAGGAGGGGGCCGAGTGGAAGCTGGCGCGGGTCTTCAGCTACGACCATTCCGCCCTGCCCTGA
- a CDS encoding phasin family protein, which translates to MADAAETVKKTADQATAAATSAAAKVKAQAETMQAAGTQAFREGIDKSTASMAELNAHSKKTLEAMVESVTVAQKGAEALSQQALGFAKSSWEDGVAASKELSTARSVQEFFELQTAWAKKSMERYVAELTKTNEIVTATVKDSIKPINERVTASVETFQAAR; encoded by the coding sequence ATGGCCGACGCCGCTGAAACCGTGAAGAAAACCGCCGACCAAGCCACCGCCGCCGCAACTTCGGCCGCCGCCAAGGTCAAGGCGCAAGCCGAAACCATGCAGGCGGCTGGCACGCAGGCCTTCCGTGAAGGCATCGACAAGTCGACGGCCTCGATGGCCGAGCTGAACGCGCACAGCAAGAAGACCCTGGAAGCCATGGTCGAGTCGGTCACCGTCGCTCAGAAGGGCGCCGAGGCCCTGTCGCAACAGGCGCTCGGCTTCGCCAAGTCCTCGTGGGAAGACGGCGTCGCCGCCTCCAAGGAACTGTCCACCGCCCGTTCGGTGCAGGAGTTCTTCGAGCTCCAGACCGCCTGGGCCAAGAAGTCGATGGAACGCTATGTCGCCGAGCTGACCAAGACGAACGAGATCGTCACCGCCACGGTCAAGGACAGCATCAAGCCGATCAACGAGCGCGTCACCGCCTCGGTCGAAACCTTCCAGGCCGCTCGCTAA